TGGTGATCGATGCACATATCTGCGAAGGATGTGGCGTATGCTCGCTTATCTGTCCTGAAAATGCCATAACAATGAAGGAACATAAAGCTGGAGAAATATTCAGATCTGTAACAAGATTTGGTCCTTTAATTCATGCGAGGTTAGGAATAGGAGAAGAGACCGGCGGAAAACTGGTCTCGATGGTTAGAAAGATCTCCAGTGAAATGGCTGCAGAGAATGACATTGATATAATTATTATAGACGGACCTCCGGGAACAGGATGCTCTGTAATTGCTTCCATATCTGGCGTGGACCTTGTATTCATAGTTACAGAACCAAGTGTATCAGGGATACATGACCTTGAGAGGGTACTTGAGGTCACTGCTCATTTTGGGATAAAGGCAGTTGTCTGTATCAACAAATACAACATCAATGAAGAAAAAACAGCAAATATAGAAGAATTCTGTAAAATTAAAGGTATTGATGTAGTAGGCAAGCTCCCTCTGAGTGACATCCCCATTAAAGCAATGCTTGAAAGCCAAACAGTTATAGAATATGATGATAGCATATTTTCCGGAGCAGTTAGGGACATGTGGCGTAAGATAATGACATGCGATACGTTGAAAGAATAAAAGATGAGAGGTGGAATTTTTAAACTAGATGCACAATGAAAGGCATCTAAAAAGTAATTGCTAAAAAGTATTGTAATGAGAGACCAAGTTTACCTTAAAGCTTTCCTATGTGCGTTAAGTCATCAGTTGTCAGCTTAGTATTCTTATGTTCTGCCCTGCACATTGTTGGTTACTATCCATCCGAGCAAAGTATAATTTTTATGGGTATTCAGAAAAAATATTGATTTTTTACGTTTTTGTTGGAGGAGGTAATTCTGGATGGATGGTAACACAACTTAGATTGTATTAAGCTTTTATTAGATATAAATATTACTGTGTTACCAAACATTATTTGCACCTTTTATTGTAGCTTATTATTTGAAAAAATACACTCTGCATTTGTACACAAATATTTTAAATCAATTAAATTTAAGTTATAACATTCTATTTGAAATGGCTAATAACATATGGATTACTACTACAGGCATAGGGGTAGTATACCATCAGTTAAGGTAACATAAAAGATGCCACGATGTAATACATTAATAGAACATGTTTAAAGAAAAAACAACCATTCATCACCTTTTTATTGCATTATCACCTTTCTTTTAATAAGAATAGGAGAAACTTTTCATATACCTATTCACTAAAAAGAGGAGGAAGAAAAGATATGCAATCATTCATTGTTGAACACTATCTGCAAAAAAATGTAGATGTATATTGTGGTGGACCAGATACCTTCCAGGGAATAGTTGAAGCCTGTGCTGATGGAGTCCTTACTCTCAGGAAAGAGGACAAGTACACTCACATAGCTATTGACAAGATCATCGCTATCTGGGAGAAATAATTCATCCGAGAGTAGAAAGTTTTACTTTCTACTCCAATAGCTGCACATTTCGCAGTGTTCCGATGCTTCACAATGGCAAAAATAAACAGAGTAAGCTGCGGAAGATTTAAGAGACTGTATGCAAAAATAATTTTGCACTATACTTATTTGATTCAACCCATCATAACTAAAATAACCTTCTCTTTTGTTTATAAAGAGATATTTGCAGGCTTAACGGCCGTTTACATGTGGATTATTTTTGTTATGATGTCCCTTGACAATATAACAAACATTC
This DNA window, taken from Methanomethylovorans hollandica DSM 15978, encodes the following:
- a CDS encoding MM0924 family protein; this translates as MQSFIVEHYLQKNVDVYCGGPDTFQGIVEACADGVLTLRKEDKYTHIAIDKIIAIWEK
- a CDS encoding ATP-binding protein; translated protein: MPQKITVISGKGGTGKTTLTAAFASLANKVLIADCDVDAADIHLILDPESTSKMDFYGMEVASINEDKCSACGLCVERCRFGAISKELVIDAHICEGCGVCSLICPENAITMKEHKAGEIFRSVTRFGPLIHARLGIGEETGGKLVSMVRKISSEMAAENDIDIIIIDGPPGTGCSVIASISGVDLVFIVTEPSVSGIHDLERVLEVTAHFGIKAVVCINKYNINEEKTANIEEFCKIKGIDVVGKLPLSDIPIKAMLESQTVIEYDDSIFSGAVRDMWRKIMTCDTLKE